The DNA segment CGATCGGCGAGTTCCCGGCCGACCGAGGATGGGACGTGGAGAGCCTCTACGACCCGGACCCCGACAAGACCGGCACGTCGTACACCCGCAAGGGCGGATTCCTCTACGGATCCGCCGACTTCGACGCCGAGTTCTTCGGCCTGAGTCCGCGTGAGGCGGTCGCGACCGACCCGCAGCAGCGGGTGCTGCTGGAGGTCGCCTGGGAGGCGCTGGAGCGTGCGGGAGTCGACCCCGCCTCGCTGCGCGGCTCCTCGACCGGGGTCTACGCGGGTGTGATGTACAACGACTACGGGTCGCGGCTGGGACGTGCGCCGGAGGGCTTCGAGGGGCATCTGCTGACGGGCACGATCTCCAGTGTCCTGTCGGGCCGGGTGGCCTACACGTTCGGCCTGGAAGGTCCGGCGGTGACGCTGGACACGGCGTGTTCGTCCTCCCTGGTGGCGGTGCACCTGGCCGCCCAGGCGCTGCGCCAGGGCGAGTGCGCGATGGCACTCGCCGGCGGCGTCACCGTGATGTCCACGCCGACGACCTTCGTCGAGTTCTCGCGTCAGCGCGGTCTGTCGCCGGACGGGACCTGCAAGTCGTTCGCGGCGTCGGCGGACGGTACGGGCTGGGGCGAGGGCGCGGGCATGCTCGTGCTGGAGCGGCTGTCGGACGCCCAGCGGCTCGGGCACACCGTGCTGGGAGTGATCCGGGGTTCCGCGGTCAACCAGGACGGTGCGAGCAACGGCCTCACCGCCCCCAACGGGCCCTCGCAGGAACGCGTCATCCGCCAGGCCCTCGCCAACGCCCGTCTCGCTCCGCACGAGGTGGACGCGGTCGAGGCGCACGGCACCGGCACCCGGCTCGGTGACCCGATCGAGGCCAACGCGCTGCTCGCCACCTACGGCCAGGAACGCGAGGAGCCCCTGCGGCTGGGTTCGGTCAAGTCGAACATCGGTCACACGCAGGCCGCCGCGGGTGTCGCGGGCATCATCAAGATGCTGATGGCGATGCGCCACGGGGAGCTCGCGCCGACGCTGCACGTGGACGAGCCCACACCCCACGTCGACTGGTCGGCGGGTGCGGTGGAGCTGGTCACCGAGCGCCGGCCGTGGCCGGAGGTGGCGCGTCCGCGCCGCGCGGCCGTGTCCTCGTTCGGTATCAGCGGTACGAACGCCCATGTGGTCCTGGAGCAGGGCCCCGAGCCCGCCGCGGCCGCCGAGCCGGTGGTGGCGGGGCTTCCGCTGGTGGTCTCGGCGAGGAGCGAGGCGGCCCTGGCGGCACGCGCCGGCCAGGTGCGTGAGCTGATGGCCCCGGAGACCGTCGACCCGGCCCGGGTGGCCTCGGCTCTCGCCACCCGGGCCCCGCACCTCCCCTTCCGGGCGGCGGTCTCCGGCGCCGGACGCGACGAACTGCTCGCCGGTCTCGACGCGCTGGCCTCGGGCGGGCCCGCGCCGAACCTGGTGCGGGGCACCGTCACCGGTCCGGACAGGACGGTGTTCGTGTTTCCGGGTCAGGGGTCGCAGTGGCGGGGTATGGCGGTGGGGCTGGTGGAGGTGTCGCCGGTGTTCGCTGCTCGTCTGGGGGAGTGTGAGCGGGCGTTGGTGCCGTTCACGGGGTGGTCTTTGCTGGATGTGTTGCGGGGTGTGGAGGGTGCGCCTGGTCTGGATCGGGTGGATGTGGTGCAGCCGGCGTTGTGGGCGGTGATGGTGTCGTTGGCGGCGTTGTGGCGTTCGGTGGGTGTGGAGCCGGATGCGGTGGTGGGGCATTCGCAGGGTGAGATCGCGGCTGCGGTGGTGTCGGGGGCGTTGTCGCTGGAGGATGCGGCGAAGGTCGTGGCGTTGCGCAGTCGGGCGATCGTGCGGCTGGCGGGTTCGGGTGGGATGGTGTCGGTGGCCTTGCCCGCGGGTGAGGTGGGTGAGCTCGTCGCGCGGTGGGACGGCGCGATCGACATCGCCGCGCACAACGGCCCGCGTTCCGTGGTGGTCGCCGGAGAGGTGACCGCCCTGGAGGAGCTGGTCGCCCACTGCAAGGCCAACGGCCTGCGCGCCAAGCGCATCCCGGTCGACTACGCCTCCCACTCCGCACACGTGGACAGCGTGCGGGACGAGCTGCTCGACGCTCTGTCCTCGCTCACGCCGCGAGCCGTCGACGTGCCCTTCCTCTCGACCGTCACCGGGCAGCCGCTGGACGGCACGGAGCTCGACGGCTCGTACTGGTTCAGCAACCTGCGCCGGACCGTCCGGCTGGAGGAGGCCACCCGGACCCTGCTCGCACAGGGCCACCGCGTGTTCATCGAGGCCAGCGCCCACCCGGTGCTGACCGTCGCGCTCCAGGAGACGATCGACGACACGCCGTACGACAGTGCCGTCACCGTGCCCTCGCTCCACCGCGACGAGGGCGGGATCGACGACTTCCTCGCCTCCGCCGCGCAGGCCCACGTCTTCGGCGCCCCGGTCGACTGGACCGCGGTCGTCGGCGGGCCCGGCGCGGTCGTCGACCTGCCGACCTACCCCTTCCAGCGCCGGCGCCACTGGCTGGAGGGCCCGGCGTCCGCCGGGGACGCGGGCGGGCTCGGCATGGCCGCCGAGCGGCACCCGCTCATCGGCGCCGCGCTCTGGACGGCCGACCAGGACAAACTGGTCCTCAGCGGCAGGATCTCCCTGAGCACGCAGCCCTGGCTCGCGGACCACGCCGTGGCCGGCACCGTGCTGCTCCCCGGTACCGCCTTCGTGGACCTCGCCGTCCGGGCGGGTGACCACACCGGCCTCGACGAGCTCGACGAGCTGACTCTCCAGGCCCCCCTGGTGCTGGCCGGCCGCGGCGGAGTCCAGCTCCAGGTCGTGGTCGACGCCCCGGACGAGGAGGGCCGGCGCGCGCTGTCCGTGCACTCCCGCCCGGAGCCCGAGCCCGACGCCGCCGCCGTCCAGCCGTGGACCCTGCACGCCACCGGCGTACTGGGCCACGCGAAGGAAGGTCCGGCCGTACAGGCCGGCACGCCGTGGCCCCCGGCCGGCGCCGAACCGGTCGACCTGACGGCGGCCTACGACACGCTCGCCGAGCGGGGCTTCCAGTACGGGCCCGCCTTCCAGGGCCTGCGGGCGCTGTGGCGCGCCGGCCGGGAGATGTTCGCCGAGGTCGCGCTGCCGGAGGGCGTCGCTCCGGGCGAGTTCGGGATCCACCCGGCCCTCCTCGACGCCGCCCTGCACCCGCTGGCGCTCGCGGAGAACGGCCGTCTGGCGCTGCCGTTCTCCTGGACCGGCGTCCGGCTGTACGCGGTGGACGCCGGCGTGGTGCGCGTACGGATCACCCCGGAGGGCTCGGGCGCCGCTCTCTCCCTCACGGACGCGAGCGGTGCGCCGGTCGCGTCGGTGAGGACGCTCGGCCTGCGGGCCGTGGACCCCGCGCGGATCGCCGGCTCGGGCGCGCCCCGCCGGCCGCTGCTCCAGGTGGAGTGGACGACCGCCCCGGAGGCCGCCCCGGCCACCGGGTGGGCCGTCGTCGGCGCCTCCGGTCCCGGTCTGCCGGCCCCTCTGGGCAGCTACCCGGACCTCGCCGGCACGGTCGGTGCCCCGCCGCTCGTGCTGGTCCCGTTCTCCGGTGAGGACGGCCCCGGCGCCGTGGCCCACCGGGCTCTGCGGCTGGCCCAGGAGTGGCTCGCCGAGGAGCGGTTCGCCGACTCGCGCCTAATCTTCGTGACCCGCGACGCGACCACCGCCCGTACGGAGTCCGGACTCGGCTCCGCTCCCGTCTGGGGGCTGGTGCGGACCGCCATGGCCGAGCACCCCGGCCGGTTCGGGCTGCTGGACCTGACGGACCGGGACGTCTCCGAGGTCGAGCTCGGCCGCGCGCTGGCCGTACCGGACGCGCAGGTGAGCCTGCGCGACGGGGCGCTGCTCGTACCCCGGCTGGTCACCTCGCCCACGGCCGGCGACGACACCGTGCCCGCCCTGGACCCCGCGGGCACCGTGCTCGTCACGGGCGCCACCGGCACCCTGGGCCGGCTGTTCGCCCGCCACCTCGTCACCGCCCACGGCGTACGGCACCTGCTGCTGGTGAGCCGCCGTGGCCGGGACGCGGCAGGCATGCCGGAGCTGGAGGCCGAACTCGCCGCCCACGGAGCCGCGGTGTCCGTGGTCGCCTGCGACACCGCCGACCGCACGGCGGTCGCCGCGCTGCTGGACGCGATCCCCTCGGAGCACCCGCTCACCGCAGTCCTGCACACTGCCGGTGTCCTCGACGACGGCACACTGCACGCCCTCACTGCCCGGCAGCTCGACGACGTACTGCGTCCCAAGGTCGACGCCGCCCGGCACCTGCACGAGCTGACGGCCGGCCTGGACCTGGACGCGTTCGTCCTGTTCTCCTCGCTCGCCGGTACGGTCGGCACGGCGGGGCAGGCCAACTACGCCGCGGCCAACACCTACCTGGACGCCCTGGCGCACCACCGTCAGGCCCTCGGCCTGCCCGGTACGTCGCTGGCCTGGGGTCTGTGGGCCGAGGGCAGCGGGATGACCGGTCACCTGACCGACGCCGACCTCGCCCGCATGGCCCGGGGCGGCATCGCCCCACTCGGCAGCGAACAGGGGCTCGCGCTGTTCGACGCGGCCCTCGCGACCCGCCGCCCGGTGCTCGTCCCGGCGCTGCTCGACCACACCGGACTGCGGGCCCGGCGCGAGGACGGCACCCTGCCCGCGATCTTCGACGGCCTGGTGCGCCCGGCGCGGCGCACCGCCGCCGGCGGGCGGGCGGGCGGGAACTCCCTCCGGGAACGCCTGGCGCCCCTGGCCCCCCAGGACCAGGACCGCGCGGTGCTGGAGCTGGTCCGCGGCGTGGTGGCCTCCGTGCTGGGGCACACCGACGCCGGCCAGGTCGCGCCCGACCGGGCCTTCAACGAGCTGGGCTTCGACTCGCTCAAGGCGGTGGAACTGCGCAACCGGCTGAACGCGGCCACAGGTCTGAAGCTGCCCGCGACGCTGGTGTTCGACCACCCGAGTACGGGCGAACTGGCCGTATACCTGCGGACCGAGCTGCTCGGGCGGGCCGCCGCACAGGCCGAGGCCGAACCGGCCGTCGGCGCCTCCGACGAGCCGATCGCGATCGTCGCGATGGCCTGCCGCTATCCGGGCGAGGTCAGCTCGCCGGAGGACCTGTGGGCGCTGCTGTCCGACGAGCGGGACGCCATCGGCCCGTTCCCGGACGACCGCGGCTGGGACCTGGACGGCCTGTACGACGCGGACCCCGACCACACGGGCACCTCGTACACCCGGCACGGCGGATTCCTCTACGACGCACCGCAGTTCGACCCCGAGTTCTTCGGGGTGAGCGCCCGTGAGGCCGCCGCCATCGACCCGCAGCAGCGTCTGCTGCTGGAGATCTGCTGGGAGGCATTCGAACGCGCCGGCATCGACCCGGCCTCGCTCAAGGGCAGCCGGACCGGGGTGTTCGCCGGTGTCATGGCCAACGACTACGCGGCACGCCTGAAGGACGCTCCCGAGGCACTGGAGGGGTATCTGGCGGTCGGCAGCACGGTCAGTGTCGCCTCCGGCCGGGTCGCCTACACCTTCGGCCTCCAGGGACCGGCGATCACCGTCGACACCGCCTGCTCCTCCTCCCTCGTCTCCCTCCACCTCGCCGCGCAGGCGCTGCGCAACGGTGAGTGCCGGCTGGCCCTGGCCGGCGGGGTGACCGTCCTCGCCGCGCCCACCCTGTTCGTGGAGTTCAGCAGGCAGCGCGGCCTGGCACCGGACGGCCGGTGCAAGTCCTTCTCCGCCCGTGCGGACGGCGCGGCCTGGGCCGAAGGCGCCGGAATCCTCCTGCTGGAACGGCTCTCCGACGCCCGGCGCAACGGCCGCCGGGTCCTCGGCGTGATCCGGGGAACCGCCGTCAACCAGGACGGTGCGAGCAACGGCCTCACCGCACCCAACGGCTCCTCGCAGGAGCGGGTGATCCGCCAGGCCCTGACCAGCGCGGGCCTGACCACCGCGGACGTCGACGCACTGGAGGCCCACGGCACCGGCACCACGCTGGGCGACCCGATCGAGGCCCGCGCCGTACTCGCCACGTACGGGCAGGAGCGTACGGCGCCCCTCCTGATGGGCTCCCTGAAATCCAACATCGGACACTCCCAGGCCGCCGCCGGCGTGGCCGGGGTCATCAAGATGGTCATGGCGATGGAGCACGGGGTGCTCCCCAGGAGCCTCCACATCGACGAGCCCAGCCCGCACGTGGACTGGTCCGCCGGGGCGGTCGAACTGCTCACCGAGACGGTGCCGTGGCCCGAGTCCGGCCGGTCGCGCCGGGCAGGCGTGTCCTCCTTCGGCATCAGCGGTACCAACGCCCACGTCATCGTGGAGCAGCCGCCGGCCGAGGGGGCAGCCCCGCCCGCCGCACCGATGCCGGTCGTGCCCCTGCTGCTGTCCGCGCACAACGACGCGGCTCTGCTCGCGCAGGCGGACCGGGTGGGCGCTGCCCTCGCCGGCGCCGCGCGTGGTGGAGACCTGGCGTCGGCGGGCCGGACCCTGGCTCTCGGACGGGCCGGACTGCCGCATCGCGCCGTCGTGGTGGCCTCCACCGCCACCGAAGCGGTCGACGGATGCGCGGCACCGGCCGTGCGGGGCACCCCCGTCGACGGCCGTACGGCCTTCCTCTTCACCGGCCAGGGCAGCCAGCGACTCGGCATGGGACGGGAGCTGTACACCGCCTACCCCGCCTACGCCGCAGCGCTGGACGCCGTGTGCGAGGCGCTCGACCCGTGGCTGGAGAAGCCGCTGCTCGACGTCCTCTTCGGCACGGACCCGGCGCCGCTGGACCGGACCGGCTTCACGCAGGCCGCCCTCTTCGCCACCGAGGTCGCGCTCTTCCGGCTCCTCGAAGGCTGGGGCGTGCGACCGGACTTCGTCGCCGGGCACTCCGTCGGTGAGCTGGCCGCCGCGCACGTCGCCGGCGTCCTCTCCCTGGCGGACGCGGCGCAGCTCGTCGCGGCCCGCGGCCGGCTGATGCAGGCGCTGCCCGGCGGCGGCGCGATGCTCGCCGTGGAGGCCGAGGAGCGGGAGGTGCTGCCGCTGCTCGCCGGGCGGGAGGACCTCCTGGACATCGCCGCCGTCAACGGCCCCACCTCCGTGGTGCTCTCGGGCGACGAGGAGGCCGTGGAGGCCGTCGGAGCCGAACTCTCCGCCCAGGGACGCAGGACCAAGCGGCTCCGCGTCAGCCACGCCTTCCACTCGCCGCACATGGACGCGATGCTGGACGAATTCCAGATGGTCGCGAAGGGGCTCACCTTCGCCGCGCCCGCCATCCCGGTCATCTCCACCCTGACGGGGCAGCTCGCCGACGCCGAGGAGCTGACCACGTACGAGTACTGGGTCCGGCACGCCCGCCGCCCCGTGCGCTTCCTGGACGCGGCCCGCGCCCTGGAGGCCGAAGGCGTACGGACCTTCCTCGAGCTCGGCCCGGACGGTGTGCTCAGCGCCATGGGTCAGGACTTCCTCGACGCGGGATCGCTCCTGGTCCCGGTGATGCGCGGTGGGCGCCCCGAGCCGCACACAGCCGTCACCGCCCTGGCCCACGCACACGTGCGGGGGGTGCCGGTGGACTGGCGCGCCCTGTTCGGCGAGGCCACGGGACCGGCGGCGGAGCTGCCGACCTACCCCTTCCAGCGCAGGCGCCACTGGCTCATGGAGGGGCCCGGCGGCGATGTCACCTCGGCCGGGCTCGACGCCGCACGGCATCCGCTGCTCGGGGCCGCGGTCCCGCTCGCCGACTCCGACGGTGTCCTGTTCACCGGCCGGATATCGGCCCGCAGCCACCCCTGGTTCGCCGACCACGCCGTCGCCGGCACCCTGCTGGTCCCCGGCACGGCCCTGGTCGAGCTCGCGCTCCACGCGGGCGCCGCAGTCGGCTGCGAGCGGCTGGAGGAACTCGCCCTCCAGGCGCCCCTGGTCCTCCCCGACGAGGGGGCGCTCCAGCTCCAGATCACCGTCGGCGGCCCCGACGGGGACGGCCGCAGGCCCGTCGCCGTCCACTCGCGCGGGGACCAGGAAGGCGACGTCTGGGACCGCCACGCCACCGGAACAGTGGTGGCCGCCGTACCCGGCACCCTGGGCCCCGACCTCGTCCAGTGGCCCCCGGCCGGCGCCGAACCCCAGCCGGTCGAGGACCTGTACGACCGCCTCGCCGACCGGGGCTACGGCTACGGACCGGCCTTCCAGGGCCTCCGGGCGGCATGGCGCTCGGGCGAGGACCTCTACGCCGAGGTTCATCTGCCCGTCGACCTCGATGAGGGATTCGCCCTGCACCCGGCCCTGTTCGACGCCGCGCTGCACGCACTGCTCCTGGAGGAGCCTGCCGCACTACGGCTGCCCTTCTCCTTCGGCGGCGTCCAGCTGACCGGGACCGCGACCGGCACCCTGCGGGTCAAGCTGTCACCCGGCGCGGACGGAACGGTCGCCGTCGCCGTGGCCGACGGGACGGGCGCGCCGGTCGCCGACGTGGCCTCGCTCGCCGTGCGGGCCCTGCCGGCAGGGACCTCGCCGACCCGCCCCTCGGAGCCGCTCGGGTACGCGGTGGAGCGGACCGCTGTGGAACTCGCCACCGGTGGTGACATGAGCCTCGCGGTCCTCGGCGGGACCACCCTCGGACTCGCCGCCCGGCACCACGCCGACCTCGCCGGCCTGGCGGCCGCGACGGCGGACGGCGCGCCCGTACCCGACGTGGTCGTCCTTCCGGTACGCCCGGCCACCCCGCAGGAGACCGGCCGGGTCACCGAGGAGACGCTGACGGTCCTGCGGCAGTGGCTCGCCACCGACCCGGCGGCCGGAGCGCGGCTCGCCGTGGTCAGCACCGGGGAACTGGCGCACAGCGCGCTCTCCGGGCTGATGCGGACCGCGGCGTCGGAACATCCGGGACGGTTCCAGCACGTGATCACGGACGGCCGCCCGGTCGGCGGCGACCTGCTCGCGGCGGCCCTGGCCGACCCTCGGCCGCAGATCGAACTGCGCGGAGGGCTGGCCTGCGTAACCCGGCTCGCCAAGGTCCCGAACCCGGCGCCGGACAACGGCGCCCGGTTCGACCCGGAGCACACGGTGCTGGTCACCGGGGGCACCGGCGCCCTCGGGGCCCAGGTCGCCCGGCACCTGGTCACCGCCCACGGCGCCCGTCGCCTGCTGCTCACCAGCCGGCGAGGCGGGGCGCGGAACCTGGTCGCCGAACTGACGGCGCTCGGCGCGGACGTACGCGTCGCGGCATGCGACGCGGCCGACCGCGACGCGCTGGCCGCGCTGCTCGCTTCGATCCCGGACGAGCACCCGCTCACCGCGGTCGTGCACGCGGCCGGAGTCGTGGAGGACGCCATGCTGGAGGCCACGACCCCGGATCGCCTCTCCCGGGTCCTGCGGCCGAAGGTGACAGCCGCCTGGAACCTGCACGAGCTGACCGCGGG comes from the Streptomyces seoulensis genome and includes:
- a CDS encoding type I polyketide synthase is translated as MVEFQADTSISAEAIAVVGMSCRLPHAENPAQLWRLLREGRSAIGAPPAGRPGLPSRPGGYLEDVSGFDAGFFGVSPREAASMDPQQRLMLELAWEALEDARIVPSALADSPTGVFVGVIADDYAALTRQQGDDAVTRHTLTGLNRGVIANRISYTLGLHGPSAAVDTGQSSSLVAVHLAAESLRRGESTMALAGGVSLNLVPDSTTSAERLGALSPDGLSFTFDARANGYVRGEGGAFVLLKPLRAAVADGDPVYCVLRGSAMNNDGTTEGLTAPSSAGQQEVLRQAYRRAGVAAEQVQYVELHGTGTRVGDPIEASALGAVLGDGRAEEAALRVGSVKTNVGHLEGAAGIVGLLKAALCIRHRELVPSLNFETPNPDIPFDTLKLAVQRGVEAWPRPDEPLYGGVSSFGVGGTNCHVVLSDWRTGPAEDAPAAASGTGVVPWVLSGRSAEAVAGQAGRLVSYLEERPELDAAAVGRSLATSRARFDHRAVVVGQTPDELLAGVRALAEGLPAAGVVTGRAVPGGPGRTVFVFPGQGSQWRGMAVGLVEVSPVFAARLGECERALVPFTGWSLLDVLRGVEGAPGLDRVDVVQPALWAVMVSLAALWRSVGVEPDAVVGHSQGEIAAAVVSGALSLEDAAKVVALRSRAIVRLAGSGGMVSVALPAGEVGELVARRDGAIDIAAHNGPRSTVVSGDPEALADLVERGAAEGYRARTIKVDYASHSAHVDLLRDELRELLADVTPRAGDIPFFSTVTGQQLDGTELDGSYWFSNLRRTVRLEEATRALLDEGHHVFIEVSTHPVLTSALSDTAEEAGAGAVVVGSLRRDDGGQDRFLTSVAEAHANGVEVDWERLLPGPGLVDLPTYAFQREDYWLDGPAAGPAPVRTAVARRSGRKRSAPRGDVLELVRAHAAAVLGHGSARDVDIDTTFKDLGFDSVSSVELRDALNRATGLSLPTGLLFDHPTPAVLAAHLGAQLPDLAEDPDGELYEDLYEDQEQGLDDDACEAVAVDEPIAIVGMACRLPGGVASPADLWKLVSDEVDAIGTFPANRGWDLDALFTDDPDSSGTTYATQGGFLHDADRFDAEFFGISPREAAAMEPQQRLLLETAWEALEQAGIDPAALRGSRTGVYVGATAQEYGPRLHEPSGGHDGYLLTGNTASVASGRLAYTFGLEGPAVTVDTACSSSLVALHLAARSLRQGESSMALAGGVSVMATPGMFVEFSRQRGLSPDGRCKAFSSSADGTGWAEGVGLLVLERLSDAERNGHRVLAVIRGSAVNQDGASNGLAAPNGPAQEGVIRAALADARLSASEVDAVEAHGTGTRLGDPIEAQALLATYGQDREEPLRLGSLKSNVGHTQAAAGVAGVIKMVMAMRHGVLPATLHVDEATPHVDWSAGAVELLTRAERWPERGRPRRAAVSSFGISGTNAHLIVEQVTETEAPPAEPSVPGPVPWVVSGRSRAALSEQAQRLVSFLEERPELDAAAVGRALAVSRARFAHRAVVVGETREELLGALRALTPGETASAGPVAFLFSGQGSQRVGMGRELYAAEPVFAAAFDEVAEALDVHLDRSLAEVIEGEPELLRRTLYTQPALFALEVALFRLLTRYGVTPDYLVGHSVGELAAAHVAGVLSLQDAARLVCARARLMEGVAEGGAMAALNAGEARVAGWLEGRSGVEVAGVNSPAATVISGDEPAVLDVLELARGEGVRATRLKVSHAFHSAHLDGMLAELTEIARTLTHSAPRIPVVSNVTGEVVEEFTPEYWAVQARSAVRFADGVATLAGLGVTAFVELGPDGTLSALTGECLDGAEGVVTVPVLRKDRPEKRSLLTALGAVHANGAGVDWERFLPGSGVAELPTYAFQRERFWLDAPRYGDAAGLGLTAVDHPLLAAVITEPDGDAVQFSASVSSSSHPWLADHAIGGTVLVPGTVFLELAGAAAEQLGYAGVEELTLQAPLALPGTTGAQLRLTVDRADVRGDRRFTVYARIGEEQWTAHAAGLLTSAVPSPGVSLETWPPAGATPVPLDGVYDRLGDLGYGYGPAFQGLRAAWRAGDDLFAEAVLPEQLHPGAARFGVHPALLDAVLHPLVLEAAASAQDDTTIRLPFSFAGFAAHAVGATVVRVHWTRTGQDTARLALADGAGAPVATIESVTLRPVARDRIVVAGPAAESLYRVAWEPVPAPEPVAGRQWVRLGEAPYADLAALGAALDAGSDVPEFVVIGERELVHDGIGDVLDRTHSTASRGLETVQEWLTAPRFADSRLVLVVPDGALHTAPLVGLIRTAQTEQPGRLVLAHVDEGGAELLPTVLASGEPEVAVRGGALFVPRLTRAEGVAAGVAEGLDPEGTVLVTGALGTLGRLVTRHLVTRHGARHLLLVSRRGDGTPGAAEFVAELAEAGAQARVAACDVSDLGALAGLLDEVAAERPLTAVVHTAGVLDDTTVASLSAGQLERVMRPKVDAAWNLHRLTESHGLASFVMFSSIAGLMGNAGQANYAAANTFLDALAQHRRARNLPATSLAWSLWDSADGMAATLADADVARWKRSGIVPLTPELGLDLFDAALASAEPLLVPAELDLRALRARAVENTLPELFTGLVRVRRRQAATAGAGSSWAGRLNALGAEERAQAVLRTVRETVGLVLGHGADAGIDPVKAFMDIGFDSLTGVELRNRLGAVTGLRLPTTLVFDHPSPRAVADFLLDRLDATGTAVVPSVAAHARGTDEPIAVVGMGCRYPGGVSSPEDLWRLVAEGRDAIGEFPADRGWDVESLYDPDPDKTGTSYTRKGGFLYGSADFDAEFFGLSPREAVATDPQQRVLLEVAWEALERAGVDPASLRGSSTGVYAGVMYNDYGSRLGRAPEGFEGHLLTGTISSVLSGRVAYTFGLEGPAVTLDTACSSSLVAVHLAAQALRQGECAMALAGGVTVMSTPTTFVEFSRQRGLSPDGTCKSFAASADGTGWGEGAGMLVLERLSDAQRLGHTVLGVIRGSAVNQDGASNGLTAPNGPSQERVIRQALANARLAPHEVDAVEAHGTGTRLGDPIEANALLATYGQEREEPLRLGSVKSNIGHTQAAAGVAGIIKMLMAMRHGELAPTLHVDEPTPHVDWSAGAVELVTERRPWPEVARPRRAAVSSFGISGTNAHVVLEQGPEPAAAAEPVVAGLPLVVSARSEAALAARAGQVRELMAPETVDPARVASALATRAPHLPFRAAVSGAGRDELLAGLDALASGGPAPNLVRGTVTGPDRTVFVFPGQGSQWRGMAVGLVEVSPVFAARLGECERALVPFTGWSLLDVLRGVEGAPGLDRVDVVQPALWAVMVSLAALWRSVGVEPDAVVGHSQGEIAAAVVSGALSLEDAAKVVALRSRAIVRLAGSGGMVSVALPAGEVGELVARWDGAIDIAAHNGPRSVVVAGEVTALEELVAHCKANGLRAKRIPVDYASHSAHVDSVRDELLDALSSLTPRAVDVPFLSTVTGQPLDGTELDGSYWFSNLRRTVRLEEATRTLLAQGHRVFIEASAHPVLTVALQETIDDTPYDSAVTVPSLHRDEGGIDDFLASAAQAHVFGAPVDWTAVVGGPGAVVDLPTYPFQRRRHWLEGPASAGDAGGLGMAAERHPLIGAALWTADQDKLVLSGRISLSTQPWLADHAVAGTVLLPGTAFVDLAVRAGDHTGLDELDELTLQAPLVLAGRGGVQLQVVVDAPDEEGRRALSVHSRPEPEPDAAAVQPWTLHATGVLGHAKEGPAVQAGTPWPPAGAEPVDLTAAYDTLAERGFQYGPAFQGLRALWRAGREMFAEVALPEGVAPGEFGIHPALLDAALHPLALAENGRLALPFSWTGVRLYAVDAGVVRVRITPEGSGAALSLTDASGAPVASVRTLGLRAVDPARIAGSGAPRRPLLQVEWTTAPEAAPATGWAVVGASGPGLPAPLGSYPDLAGTVGAPPLVLVPFSGEDGPGAVAHRALRLAQEWLAEERFADSRLIFVTRDATTARTESGLGSAPVWGLVRTAMAEHPGRFGLLDLTDRDVSEVELGRALAVPDAQVSLRDGALLVPRLVTSPTAGDDTVPALDPAGTVLVTGATGTLGRLFARHLVTAHGVRHLLLVSRRGRDAAGMPELEAELAAHGAAVSVVACDTADRTAVAALLDAIPSEHPLTAVLHTAGVLDDGTLHALTARQLDDVLRPKVDAARHLHELTAGLDLDAFVLFSSLAGTVGTAGQANYAAANTYLDALAHHRQALGLPGTSLAWGLWAEGSGMTGHLTDADLARMARGGIAPLGSEQGLALFDAALATRRPVLVPALLDHTGLRARREDGTLPAIFDGLVRPARRTAAGGRAGGNSLRERLAPLAPQDQDRAVLELVRGVVASVLGHTDAGQVAPDRAFNELGFDSLKAVELRNRLNAATGLKLPATLVFDHPSTGELAVYLRTELLGRAAAQAEAEPAVGASDEPIAIVAMACRYPGEVSSPEDLWALLSDERDAIGPFPDDRGWDLDGLYDADPDHTGTSYTRHGGFLYDAPQFDPEFFGVSAREAAAIDPQQRLLLEICWEAFERAGIDPASLKGSRTGVFAGVMANDYAARLKDAPEALEGYLAVGSTVSVASGRVAYTFGLQGPAITVDTACSSSLVSLHLAAQALRNGECRLALAGGVTVLAAPTLFVEFSRQRGLAPDGRCKSFSARADGAAWAEGAGILLLERLSDARRNGRRVLGVIRGTAVNQDGASNGLTAPNGSSQERVIRQALTSAGLTTADVDALEAHGTGTTLGDPIEARAVLATYGQERTAPLLMGSLKSNIGHSQAAAGVAGVIKMVMAMEHGVLPRSLHIDEPSPHVDWSAGAVELLTETVPWPESGRSRRAGVSSFGISGTNAHVIVEQPPAEGAAPPAAPMPVVPLLLSAHNDAALLAQADRVGAALAGAARGGDLASAGRTLALGRAGLPHRAVVVASTATEAVDGCAAPAVRGTPVDGRTAFLFTGQGSQRLGMGRELYTAYPAYAAALDAVCEALDPWLEKPLLDVLFGTDPAPLDRTGFTQAALFATEVALFRLLEGWGVRPDFVAGHSVGELAAAHVAGVLSLADAAQLVAARGRLMQALPGGGAMLAVEAEEREVLPLLAGREDLLDIAAVNGPTSVVLSGDEEAVEAVGAELSAQGRRTKRLRVSHAFHSPHMDAMLDEFQMVAKGLTFAAPAIPVISTLTGQLADAEELTTYEYWVRHARRPVRFLDAARALEAEGVRTFLELGPDGVLSAMGQDFLDAGSLLVPVMRGGRPEPHTAVTALAHAHVRGVPVDWRALFGEATGPAAELPTYPFQRRRHWLMEGPGGDVTSAGLDAARHPLLGAAVPLADSDGVLFTGRISARSHPWFADHAVAGTLLVPGTALVELALHAGAAVGCERLEELALQAPLVLPDEGALQLQITVGGPDGDGRRPVAVHSRGDQEGDVWDRHATGTVVAAVPGTLGPDLVQWPPAGAEPQPVEDLYDRLADRGYGYGPAFQGLRAAWRSGEDLYAEVHLPVDLDEGFALHPALFDAALHALLLEEPAALRLPFSFGGVQLTGTATGTLRVKLSPGADGTVAVAVADGTGAPVADVASLAVRALPAGTSPTRPSEPLGYAVERTAVELATGGDMSLAVLGGTTLGLAARHHADLAGLAAATADGAPVPDVVVLPVRPATPQETGRVTEETLTVLRQWLATDPAAGARLAVVSTGELAHSALSGLMRTAASEHPGRFQHVITDGRPVGGDLLAAALADPRPQIELRGGLACVTRLAKVPNPAPDNGARFDPEHTVLVTGGTGALGAQVARHLVTAHGARRLLLTSRRGGARNLVAELTALGADVRVAACDAADRDALAALLASIPDEHPLTAVVHAAGVVEDAMLEATTPDRLSRVLRPKVTAAWNLHELTAGLELTHFVLFSSVAGLVGNAGQAGYAAGNTFLDALAGHRRAEGLPAVSLAWGMWQDGMANDLDGADRARLARNGILPMPAGRALAALDTALAGAEAPPVLAPVALDLAALRSLGDALPELYRGLVRTGARTGRRASAPAEIPLAQRLSGLDAEEQRQRLLDLVREQVGIVLAHPAPRTIDVQRGLLDLGFDSLTVVELRNRLNTVTGMRLPSTLVFDHPTVQALAEHLRGELAGEAADPVQAALDALEAALSAAGPSDGDGDGPAGTYATRLRGLLRTVDGGPDGSDGADIALATDDELFAALDNELGR